From a single Sorghum bicolor cultivar BTx623 chromosome 5, Sorghum_bicolor_NCBIv3, whole genome shotgun sequence genomic region:
- the LOC110435982 gene encoding putative nuclease HARBI1 — protein sequence MHDRHRSPRFYPYFKDCIGAIDGTYIPLTVPSNLFVQYLNRKGRTTQNVLAVCDFDMRFSFVLAGWPGSAHDMRVFNDATSTFTDQFPHPPPGKYYLVDSGYPNRLGYLAPYKGTKYHMQEYRNVGPQGKEEIFNFMHSSLRNVVERAFGVMKMKWRMLRDVPPYSTVKQSMIICSCMALHNFMRTSGVHDRHFEQLNRDANYVPLEAFEFQPDPEVAEDEWNVMNQFRDSIATALCTGV from the exons ATGCATGACAGACATAGAAGCCCTAGGTTCTATCcctacttcaaggactgcatagGCGCAATAGATGGAACCTATATACCATTAACTGTGCCTAGTAATTTATTTGTCCAGTACTTGAACCGCAAGGGTAGAACCACACAGAATGTCTTGGCTGTCTGTGACTTCGACATGAGGTTCAGTTTTGTCCTTGCTGGATGGCCTGGCTCTGCTCATGATATGAGAGTCTTCAATGATGCAACATCAACTTTTACTGATCAGTTCCCCCATCCACCTCCAG GGAAATATTACCTTGTTGATTCCGGGTACCCAAACCGGCTTGGTTATCTAGCCCCATACAAGGGAACCAAGTACCATATGCAAGAGTACAGAAACGTCGGCCCTCAAGGTAAAGAAGAAATCTTCAACTTTATGCATTCATCTCTTAGGAATGTCGTAGAGAGGGCATTTGGCGTTATGAAAATGAAGTGGCGTATGTTGCGTGATGTTCCCCCATACTCCACCGTAAAGCAAAGCATGATAATCTGCTCTTGTATGGCACTACATAATTTCATGAGGACTAGTGGAGTGCATGACAGGCACTTTGAGCAGCTCAATAGGGATGCTAACTATGTGCCACTAGAGGCATTTGAGTTCCAGCCGGATCCTGAGGTTGCGGAGGATGAGTGGAATGTGATGAATCAGTTTCGTGATTCAATCGCCACTGCGTTGTGCACTGGTGTTTGA
- the LOC8062633 gene encoding uncharacterized protein LOC8062633: MKRSPESVIEIDVLQVDGEVYFHRFFCALKPCIDGFLEGCRPHLSIDATALNGRWNGHLVAAVAVDGHNWRYPVAYGFIAQETTDNWTWFMEQLKKAIGDLPLLAVCSDACKGLENAVKTVFPNAEQRECFYHMVRNFEKRYRGFGQIYPAARAYTEEIFYDNIAKMLSESAAAVQWLQANHKLLWYRCGFNLEIKCDYITSNIAESFNNWIRDHKDLPVADLADKIREMIMVLWNKRRIIAYRLPEGKILPAIMVQLRANTRGLGHLKLVPCSNWSAEVWDHSGAVSVRHIVKLGQRTCTCLEWQHIGKPCQHALAYATHQRGVDLEQFVHDYYSVNRFRAAYGREIEPMTDKTQWPHVDLPFGVGAPLTKLSAGRMRKLRIKGWDEGGHRKNRKSNEDECDKRWDEGEGDNQIVPTNAKGQKMIRGPMTCKRCGGKGHRQASSKCPLNGTAKKGKRRQPRKNVTKERTAEPSTPQRPTSEEILRDSPGRVTRSMLATLLRESTSSQTGKCSPVKTPTPVPLKKMTPKRRKLNLG; this comes from the exons ATGAAGCGGAGTCCTGAGAGTGTCATTGAGATTGATGTTCTTCAGGTGGATGGTGAGGTATATTTCCACCGTTTCTTTTGTGCCCTGAAACCATGCATTGATGGCTTCTTAGAAGGTTGTAGGCCTCATTTGAGCATAGATGCAACAGCACTTAATGGGAGGTGGAATGGTCACTTGGTTGCAGCTGTAGCAGTTGACGGCCATAATTGGAGGTATCCAGTCGCTTATGGTTTCATAGCTCAGGAAACAACAGACAATTGGACTTGGTTCATGGAACAATTAAAGAAAGCTATAGGCGATCTTCCACTCCTTGCGGTTTGTTCTGATGCTTGCAAGGGCTTGGAGAATGCAGTAAAGACTGTATTCCCTAATGCAGAGCAAAGGGAATGCTTTTATCATATGGTCAGAAACTTCGAGAAGAGATATAGAGGATTTGGCCAGATATATCCTGCTGCAAGGGCTTATACAGAGGAGATTTTCTATGACAATATAGCAAAAATGCTAAGTGAATCAGCTGCAGCAGTGCAATGGCTACAGGCCAATCATAAGCTATTATGGTACAGGTGTGGTTTTAATCTAGAAATTAAATGTGACTATATAACTAGTAACATTGCTGAGTCATTTAATAACTGGATTAGAGACCATAAGGATTTACCAGTTGCTGACCTTGCTGATAAGATTAGAGAAATGATCATGGTACTGTGGAACAAGAGAAGAATTATTGCATACAGGCTGCCTGAAGGCAAGATACTCCCAGCTATTATGGTTCAGCTAAGGGCAAACACTAGAGGTTTAGGACATTTGAAACTTGTACCATGTTCTAACTGGAGTGCAGAGGTGTGGGACCATAGCGGCGCCGTATCTGTGAGGCATATTGTCAAGCTAGGCCAAAGAACATGTACTTGTCTTGAATGGCAGCACATTGGTAAGCCATGTCAACATGCACTAGCCTATGCAACCCACCAAAGGGGAGTGGATCTAGAACAGTTTGTGCATGACTACTACTCTGTGAATAGATTCAGAGCTGCTTATGGTAGAGAAATTGAGCCAATGACAGATAAAACACAGTGGCCACATGTTGACCTCCCATTTGGTGTTGGTGCACCTCTGACTAAATTATCTGCTGGAAGAATGAGGAAACTAAGAATCAAGGGATGGGATGAAGGTGGACATAGGAAGAACAGAAAATCCAATGAGGATGAATGTGACAAGCGATGGGATGAGGGTGAAGGTGACAATCAAATTGTTCCAACAAATGCGAAGGGACAGAAGATGATCAGAGGACCTATGACTTGTAAAAGATGCGGAGGAAAAGGTCATAGACAAGCTAGTTCCAAGTGTCCATTAAATGGGACCGCCAAAAAGGG GAAGCGTAGACAACCTAGGAAGAATGTCACAAAAGAAAGAACGGCAGAACCTAGCACTCCACAGAGGCCAACCAGTGAGGAAATCCTACGtgatagtccaggaagagtcaCTAgaag TATGCTAGCGACGCTACTTAGAGAGAGCACATCTTCACAAACTGGTAAATGTAGCCCAGTGAAGACGCCTACCCCGGTGCCACTAAAAAAGATGACTCCAAAAAGGAGAAAGCTAAACCTTGGATGA
- the LOC8062634 gene encoding glyceraldehyde-3-phosphate dehydrogenase, glycosomal isoform X1: MANLVAVNIKRKDAEVASHGFSTFLDPKRIKLQDEAEIPEMMEEEEALADADAGAAPIVLQLQTPMLMPPSPSPLQQTQGQEEASVLHDSTMSTEQQFCDLSTQKTVDVPSAKDWRGGRAASFNIIPSSTGAAKLIIGQARDQCYHLMFPFSYFFLASPGIL, translated from the exons ATGGCTAATCTTGTGGCTGTGAACATAAAGAGGAAGGATGCTGAGGTGGCCAGCCATGGATTCTCCACGTTCCTTGATCCTAAGAGGATCAAACTGCAG GATGAGGCAGAGATCCCCGAGATGATGGAAGAAGAGGAAGCACTTGCAGATGCAGACGCCGGTGCAGCACCAATTGTTCTGCAGTTGCAGACACCAATGTTGATGCCGCCCTCACCGTCACCACTGCAGCAAACTCAGGGCCAAGAAGAGGCTTCTGTCCTCCATGACAGCACCATGAGCACTGAACAACAATTTTGTGATTTGT CTACCCAGAAGACTGTTGATGTGCCCTCAGCTAAGGACTGGAGGGGTGGAAGGGCTGCTAGTTTCAACATCATTCCCAGCAGCACTGGAGCTGCTAAG CTCATTATTGGACAGGCCAGAGATCAATGCTACCATTTGATGTTTCCTTTCTCTTATTTCTTTTTGGCTTCACCGGGGATTCTATAA
- the LOC8062634 gene encoding glyceraldehyde-3-phosphate dehydrogenase, glycosomal isoform X2: MANLVAVNIKRKDAEVASHGFSTFLDPKRIKLQDEAEIPEMMEEEEALADADAGAAPIVLQLQTPMLMPPSPSPLQQTQGQEEASVLHDSTMSTEQQFCDLSTQKTVDVPSAKDWRGGRAASFNIIPSSTGAAKPFRPHHNLPSAGSASCAQ; encoded by the exons ATGGCTAATCTTGTGGCTGTGAACATAAAGAGGAAGGATGCTGAGGTGGCCAGCCATGGATTCTCCACGTTCCTTGATCCTAAGAGGATCAAACTGCAG GATGAGGCAGAGATCCCCGAGATGATGGAAGAAGAGGAAGCACTTGCAGATGCAGACGCCGGTGCAGCACCAATTGTTCTGCAGTTGCAGACACCAATGTTGATGCCGCCCTCACCGTCACCACTGCAGCAAACTCAGGGCCAAGAAGAGGCTTCTGTCCTCCATGACAGCACCATGAGCACTGAACAACAATTTTGTGATTTGT CTACCCAGAAGACTGTTGATGTGCCCTCAGCTAAGGACTGGAGGGGTGGAAGGGCTGCTAGTTTCAACATCATTCCCAGCAGCACTGGAGCTGCTAAG CCTTTTAGACCACATCACAACCTCCCAAGTGCTGGATCTGCTTCTTGTGCACAGTGA
- the LOC8062635 gene encoding dirigent protein 1, protein MAAARCPSLVLMLLLSCTCYGAASAAADGKLIHLHFYFHEVRAGAPNATVVSVVSLNNKSAGAFGDVKVLDNELREGPDPESRLIGRAQGFGVNASLDGSSYFSAIDFVFSGDDGEYSGSTVSAQGRFDPTGRRTDERSIVGGTGKLRFARGYMTSRILSSTNSYLVAVFDMYLTLAH, encoded by the exons ATGGCCGCTGCTCGGTGCCCTTCCCTTGTTCTCATGCTGCTACTGTCCTGCACCTGCTAcggcgccgcgtccgccgcggcGGACGGCAAGCTGATCCACCTCCACTTCTACTTCCACGAGGTCAGAGCCGGCGCCCCCAACGCCACCGTCGTCAGCGTCGTAAGCCTGAACAA CAAGAGCGCGGGCGCGTTCGGGGACGTGAAAGTCCTGGACAACGAGCTGCGTGAAGGCCCGGACCCGGAGTCGCGGCTAATCGGCAGGGCGCAAGGCTTTGGGGTGAACGCGTCACTGGACGGCTCCAGCTATTTCTCGGCCATCGACTTCGTCTTCTCCGGCGACGACGGGGAGTACAGCGGCAGCACAGTGTCGGCGCAGGGCCGGTTCGACCCGACGGGGAGACGCACGGATGAACGCAGCATCGTGGGCGGCACCGGCAAGCTCCGGTTCGCGCGAGGGTACATGACCAGCCGGATCCTGAGCTCCACGAACTCCTACCTCGTCGCCGTCTTCGACATGTACTTGACCCTCGCCCACTGA